In Apteryx mantelli isolate bAptMan1 chromosome 18, bAptMan1.hap1, whole genome shotgun sequence, a single window of DNA contains:
- the CD40 gene encoding tumor necrosis factor receptor superfamily member 5 — protein sequence MKLLGLLWLLCAVLWGCWEPGSAIQCSEKQYEHKGKCCSRCQPGRKLVSDCTGTAESSCTACESGHYQQSWTKEKHCTPHDICEDNAGLVVKTEGNATHNTVCQCRAGMHCSDASCQTCVENQPCEQGAGFVAAKAMARTSSPCEPCAEGTFSNVSSKTEPCYPWTSCEEKGLVVKAKGTNMSDVLCESSKRSSLSVLIPITAAVVTCLVGICIYCLVHKDPRRRVQEQIEAGKPGGMMEVQQPIEMGEEVFPVQETLLGGQPVAQEDGKESRISEQERL from the exons ATGAAGCTGCTCGGGCTCCTCTGGCTCCTCTGCGCGGTGCTCTGGGGC TGCTGGGAGCCTGGCAGCGCCATACAATGCTCTGAGAAGCAGTACGAGCAcaagggcaagtgctgcagccggTGCCAGCCAG GGAGGAAGCTGGTCTCCGACTGCACCGGCACGGCGGAGTCCTCCTGCACCGCCTGCGAGAGCGGACACTACCAGCAGAGCTGGACCAAGGAGAAGCACTGCACCCCCCACGACATCTGCGAGGACA acgCCGGCCTGGTGGTGAAGACGGAGGGGAACGCGACACACAACACGGTGTGCCAGTGCCGGGCCGGCATGCACTGCTCCGACGCCAGCTGCCAGACCTGCGTGGAGAACCAGCCCTGCGAACAGGGCGCTGGCTTTGTAGCAG CCAAGGCCATGGCCCGGACTTCGTCCCCCTGCGAGCCCTGTGCCGAAGGCACCTTCTCCAACGTCTCTTCTAAAACAGAGCCGTGCTACCCCTGGACAAG CTGCGAGGAGAAAGGGCTCGTGGTGAAGGCGAAGGGGACGAACATGTCGGATGTGCTCTGTG AGTCGAGCAAGCGCTCCTCGCTGTCGGTGCTGATCCCCATCACTGCTGCTGTCGTCACCTGCCTCGTGGGCATCTGCATCTACTGCCTGGTCCACAAAG ATCCCAGGCGGCGGGTGCAGGAGCAG ATAGAGGCCGGGAAGCCCGGAGGGATGATGGAGGTGCAGCAGCCCATCGAGATGGGGGAGGAGGTCTTCCCCGTGCAGGAGACCCTGCTGGGGGGCCAGCCTGTGGCCCAGGAGGACGGCAAGGAGAGCCGCATCTCGGAGCAGGAGAGGCTGTGA